In Onychostoma macrolepis isolate SWU-2019 chromosome 04, ASM1243209v1, whole genome shotgun sequence, one DNA window encodes the following:
- the LOC131538818 gene encoding uncharacterized protein LOC131538818 isoform X2, whose product MYVLIKWIKENKVSVGLENYVRDKKMLGDPKRIGLVEHGAIGTTPPKGGWKTFPAQILCVNESLGEIRKAECQWIETHKLSPKDTIATDDDGFSDDGDESPQNHEVQDVSYWTPKRPKNKSVTELMNPIALDYTQKCENYKKLTRALMDSVFTVEGMSKCSVTGKKGLIGEQRPCLDKAKVRLVIGSLLEEIQKT is encoded by the exons ATGTATGTGCTCATTAAATggattaaagaaaataaagtaagTGTTGGATTAGAGAATTATGTTAGGGATAAAAAAATGTTAGGTGACCCCAAGAGGATTGGCCTGGTGGAACATGGTGCAATAGGAACAACGCCACCTAAAGGCGGTTGGAAAACTTTTCCTGCCCAGATACTCTGTGTAAACG AGAGCCTTGGGGAAATAAGAAAAGCAGAATGTCAATGGATAGAGACACACAAATTGTCTCCAAAG GATACAATTGCCACTGACGATGATGGTTTCTCTGATGATGGGGATGAAAGTCCTCAAAACCATGAGGTGCAG gaTGTTTCATACTGGACCCCGAAACGACCCAAG AACAAGTCAGTTACAGAATTAATGAACCCCATTGCCCTGGATTATACTCAGAAGTGTGAGAACTACAAAAAACTAACCAGAGCTTTGATGGACTCCGTCTTCACAGTAGAAGGAATGTCAAAATGCTCtgtcacaggaaaaaaagggcTTATCGGGGAACAAAGACCATGCCTTGATAAAGCTAAAGTTAGGCTTGTAATAG GGAGCCTACTGGAGGAGATACAGAAGacttaa
- the LOC131538818 gene encoding uncharacterized protein LOC131538818 isoform X1: protein MYVLIKWIKENKVSVGLENYVRDKKMLGDPKRIGLVEHGAIGTTPPKGGWKTFPAQILCVNESLGEIRKAECQWIETHKLSPKDTIATDDDGFSDDGDESPQNHEVQDVSYWTPKRPKNKSVTELMNPIALDYTQKCENYKKLTRALMDSVFTVEGMSKCSVTGKKGLIGEQRPCLDKAKVRLVIDHVKKVYKGIGDSEVMAQKLKDLRRRAES, encoded by the exons ATGTATGTGCTCATTAAATggattaaagaaaataaagtaagTGTTGGATTAGAGAATTATGTTAGGGATAAAAAAATGTTAGGTGACCCCAAGAGGATTGGCCTGGTGGAACATGGTGCAATAGGAACAACGCCACCTAAAGGCGGTTGGAAAACTTTTCCTGCCCAGATACTCTGTGTAAACG AGAGCCTTGGGGAAATAAGAAAAGCAGAATGTCAATGGATAGAGACACACAAATTGTCTCCAAAG GATACAATTGCCACTGACGATGATGGTTTCTCTGATGATGGGGATGAAAGTCCTCAAAACCATGAGGTGCAG gaTGTTTCATACTGGACCCCGAAACGACCCAAG AACAAGTCAGTTACAGAATTAATGAACCCCATTGCCCTGGATTATACTCAGAAGTGTGAGAACTACAAAAAACTAACCAGAGCTTTGATGGACTCCGTCTTCACAGTAGAAGGAATGTCAAAATGCTCtgtcacaggaaaaaaagggcTTATCGGGGAACAAAGACCATGCCTTGATAAAGCTAAAGTTAGGCTTGTAATAG ACCATGTCAAAAAAGTTTATAAGGGCATTGGAGACTCCGAGGTCATGGCACAAAAATTAAAAGACCTGAGGAGACGTGCAGAAAGTTAA